From one Planococcus citri chromosome 3, ihPlaCitr1.1, whole genome shotgun sequence genomic stretch:
- the LOC135840302 gene encoding E3 ubiquitin-protein ligase Topors-like, translating to MESVDVEPKSPKKSCPAEVEAEERPSSPVNDCAICLEQLTDKSFTNSCFHMFCFHCLKAWSKVKPECPLCKQDFCSIIHNIRSMDDYDEYHVPPAPMRFASPDQSSLFAQSLSQNSLSLPFRDLLRQRDFFSPGRRFFSYRTTYIPGPFNVPRERTSRLVIQPYVDNLQIQNSYPSFSTSSSHTTDLTSRKNVYLKDLELRPSNDGRHRISSPEFYRDNEGQLHRLGRWVNRELAVISQLGVHFNPSEVFSLIMHRLPNYEIQSAMFHNSLYPHLGLYTRKFIKEFHNFAISPYDMEEYDRLTVYISQRTGSSLAFIVTVGSDESEEVQVIPSSTINHSTTQPWINLTRIPSSNYSAENNSRLSSTSNCSHLPSTAASSSGVSTSPQVIDISDSENDDCIIIDEVKSTLQTIVLDDSDTENADVGNTPKSPIPSTSGYRPPPKTDTNDNSSLLPSTSNNDSKFSIATTNSVNCCTKTFYAKCHSKRRSPSNDSVISTDNSIIDRESDKDSKSRKRKNSKPKKVEPRHTSFESYLSSSDSSFDCDDDNDSDWQANPKKKKKTRKHSDKSEKKTRKRKKTQHKSPKRKKRTDSESTHKSKRISKSHKSKKSSKSTVESHSNSSALKSASNGVSASSKHESDNFSPIRPKLRSVVKKVERSDYVDVNVPSTSYGIRCNGTNAMQTYMKRVIYSSDSD from the exons ATGGAGAGCGTGGATGTGGAGCCGAAgtctccaaaaaaatcatgtccGGCCGAAGTGGAAGCCGAAGAAAGACCATCATCGCCAGTTAATGACTGCGCGATTTGCCTCGAGCAGTTAACCGATAAATCGTTTACGAATAGCTGTTTCCACATGTTTTGCTTTCACTGTTTAAAAGCTTGGTCGAAG GTGAAACCCGAATGTCCTCTATGTAAACAAGACTTTTGTAGTATTATTCATAATATTCGTTCTATGGATGATTATGACGAATATCACGTACCTCCTGCTCCTATGAGATTCGCAAGTCCTGACCAGTCCTCTTTGTTCGCGCAGTCGCTGAGTCAAAATAGTCTCAGTTTACCGTTTCGTGATCTTCTTCGACAACGTGATTTCTTTTCTCCTGgtcgtcgatttttttcgtaCAG AACAACCTACATTCCTGGGCCATTCAATGTCCCGAGAGAAAGAACATCTCGTTTAGTCATTCAGCCGTATGTTGataatttacaaattcaaaatagttATCCAAGTTTTTCAACGTCGTCATCGCATACGACAGATCTTACAAGtagaaaaaatgtatatttaaaAGATCTGGAACTTCGTCCGTCGAACGATGGAAGGCATCGCATAAGCTCGCCAGAGTTTTACAG GGATAATGAAGGGCAGTTGCATCGTTTGGGTAGATGGGTAAATCGCGAATTGGCGGTCATTTCGCAACTTGGAGTACATTTCAATCCGAGCGAAGTGTTTTCTCTGATCATGCATAGGTTACCAAATTACGAGATACAAAGTGCCATGTTCCATAACTCTCTTTATCCTCATCTGGGCCTATATACTCGTAAATTTATTAAGGAATTCCATAATTTCGCTATTTCACCTTACGATATGGAAGAATACGATCGTCTGACAGTGTATATTTCTCAAAGAACTGGTTCTTCGTTGGCATTTATCGTGACTGTTGGTAGTGATGAAAGCGAAGAAGTTCAG GTTATACCTAGTTCAACCATCAATCATTCAACAACGCAGCCATGGATCAACCTAACTCGAATACCCTCGTCGAATTATAGCGCAGAGAATAACTCGAGATTATCATCCACCTCAAATTGTTCGCATTTACCATCCACGGCCGCATCCAGTTCCGGAGTATCGACGTCTCCGCAAGTTATCGATATAAGCGATTCAGAAAACGATGATTGTATCATCATTGACGAAGTCAAAAGTACGCTGCAGACGATTGTTTTAGACGATTCGGATACCGAGAATGCTGACGTAGGTAATACTCCTAAATCACCTATTCCTAGTACGTCCGGTTATCGACCTCCGCCGAAAACCGATACTAACGATAATAGCTCATTATTGCCTTCAACGTCCAATAATGATTCTAAATTCAGTATTGCTACTACAAATTCTGTGAATTGTTGTACGAAAACGTTCTACGCGAAATGCCATTCTAAAAGAAGGAGTCCCAGCAATGATTCTGTAATTTCAACCGATAATTCCATCATTGACCGCGAAAGTGATAAAGATTCAAAATCGCGGaagcgaaaaaattccaaaccgAAGAAGGTGGAGCCTCGTCATACATCCTTCGAAAGTTATCTTTCATCGAGCGATTCTTCATTCGATTGTGACGATGATAATGATTCGGACTGGCAAGCGAatcccaaaaaaaagaagaaaactagAAAACATTCGGACAAAAGTGAAAAGAAGACGCGCAAACGCAAGAAAACTCAACACAAGTCACCTAAACGCAAGAAACGTACTGACTCTGAAAGTACCCATAAATCAAAACGCATTTCTAAATCTCATAAATCGAAGAAAAGTTCTAAAAGTACCGTCGAATCGCATTCAAATTCGTCTGCTTTGAAAAGTGCCAGCAACGGCGTTTCAGCTTCGTCCAAGCATGAGAGTGATAATTTTTCACCGATTCGCCCCAAACTACGGAGCGTTGTTAAGAAAGTCGAAAGAAGTGATTACGTCGATGTGAATGTACCTAGCACTAGTTACGGTATCCGTTGTAATGGCACTAACGCTATGCAAACATATATGAAAAGAGTTATCTATTCTTCTGATTCCGATTAA
- the LOC135840301 gene encoding ATP-dependent RNA helicase vasa-like isoform X1, translated as MADDWDQYGPSGGNDAGGNDFSSSGDVGGGKSFGKGRGFQPQGVDNGSDFRSGRGGRGGRGGRGGRGGGRFDDDRGGGGGGYRGNRDRNGDDSWGNSGGGGGSRNDNWGSSDNDGERRVGGGGRFGGGGRSRDDDNGGGGGYRNRRRDDDNGGGGGGWGGGGGGRSRDNDDNGGGGWGGGGGRSRDNDDNGGGGWGGGGGRSRDNDDNGGGWSNNNRDGGGRGGRGGRDRDGGRGRDRDNDNGGGGFDSNDGENEGEKRPPIYVPKDITDEDIEGQGIGVGINFKDYDNIKVNVSGENAPNPIQSFEQSGLRSLILDNLKYFKYSNPTPVQKHAIPIVLQKRDLMATAQTGSGKTAAFLLPIIDHLLQDSQSSCVGGASCSPRALILSPTRELTTQIYMEAKKFARGSYLKVAQIYGGTAVSFQSKRILEGCDLLVATPGRLGDFLNRSFISLSNLRFFVLDEADRMLDMGFRSEIEKFFNHDSISSRDQRQTLMFSATFSQEIQKMAYTYLTDYVFLAVGIVGGACKDVEQTFIQAERREKQKKLLELLKNERDRRGTLVFVETKRTADFTASYLSEQDFPTTSIHGDRFQEQRETALREFKSGAKDILVATSVAARGLDIKGVKHVVNFDLPKEIDEYVHRIGRTGRLGNKGKATSFYDSSGDSQLASSLVTILEQAGQPIPDWLKNDATGASGYSQNEFGAHDYRSKQQGAFQTGADPQAIEAGAEEENW; from the exons ATGGCCGATGATTGGGATCAATATGGCCCTTCC GGAGGTAACGATGCCGGTGGAAATGATTTCTCTTCGTCTGGAGAT gtaggtggtGGAAAATCGTTCGGTAAAGGCCGTGGTTTCCAGCCACAAGGTGTTGACAACGGATCAGACTTTCGCAGTGGTCGTGGCGGACGCGGTGGCCGAGGAGGCCGTGGTGGTCGAG GTGGCGGCCGCTTCGACGACGATAGAGGAGGCGGCGGCGGTGGTTACCGTGGAAATCGAGATCGTAACGGAGATGATAGTTGGGGAAATTCTGGCGGCGGTGGTGGTTCAAGAAACGACAACTGGGGTTCGTCGGACAATGATGGTGAACGTCGTGTTGGCGGTGGAGGCCGTTTTGGCGGCGGTGGCCGCTCCAGGGATGATGATAACGGAGGAGGTGGCGGATACCGCAACCGTAGAAGAGATGACGATAacggtggtggtggtggtggttggGGAGGCGGCGGTGGTGGCCGCTCAAGAGATAATGACGACAACGGTGGTGGCGGATGGGGAGGCGGCGGCGGCCGCTCAAGAGACAATGACGATAACGGTGGTGGTGGATGGGGAGGTGGCGGTGGCCGCTCAAGAGACAATGATGACAACGGCGGCGGCTGGTCGA ATAATAATCGTGACGGAGGAGGACGGGGTGGACGTGGTGGAAGGGATCGTGACGGTGGCCGGGGCAGAGATAGAGATAACGACAATGGTGGTGGCGGATTTGATTCGAACGATGGCGAAAATGAAGGTGAAAAACGACCGCCCATCTACGTTCCTAAAGATATAACAGATGAGGATATTGAAGGCCAAG GTATTGGTGttggaataaatttcaaagattacGATAACATCAAAGTCAACGTATCTGGTGAAAATGCACCTAATCCAATTCAATCATTTGAGCAATCCGGTCTTCGCTCGTTGATTTTGGATAATTTGAAATACTTCAAGTACTCGAATCCTACTCCAGTACAAAAACACGCTATTCCGATTGTTCTTCAAAAACGCGATTTAATGGCCACTGCTCAGACTGGCTCCGGCAAAACC gccGCTTTCTTGTTACCCATCATCGATCATCTTCTTCAAGATTCTCAAAGTTCCTGTGTCGGTGGAGCCTCTTGCTCACCGAGAGCACTGATATTGAGTCCAACCCGTGAATTAACCACTCAAATTTATATGGAGGCTAAGAAATTCGCCAGAGGTTCTTACCTCAAAGTAGCCCAGATTTATGGCGGTACCGCTGTATCGTTTCAGTCGAAAAGAATCTTG GAAGGATGTGATCTTCTAGTCGCTACTCCAGGAAGACTGGGTGATTTCCTGAACAGAAGCTTCATTAGTTTATCAAATCTTCGTTTCTTTGTGTTGGATGAAGCCGATCGTATGCTCGACATGGGTTTCAGATcggaaatcgaaaaatttttcaatcacgaTTCTATTTCCTCCAGA gatcAACGGCAAACTTTGATGTTTTCGGCAACTTTCtctcaagaaattcaaaaaatggcgtaCACGTACTTGACCGATTACGTATTTTTAGCTGTCGGTATTGTCGGTGGCGCTTGTAAAGACGTCGAGCAGACTTTCATTCAAGCCGAACgtagagaaaaacaaaaaaaattactcgaattgTTGAAGAACGAAC GTGACCGCAGGGGTACATTGGTCTTTGTCGAAACGAAAAGAACTGCCGATTTTACTGCTTCGTACTTATCCGAGCAAGATTTTCCTACAACTAGCATACACGGTGATCGTTTCCAAGAACAGCGAGAAACTGCGTTAAGGGAATTTAAATCTGGAGCTAAAGATATTTTGGTTGCTACTTCTGTAGCCGCCCGTGGCTTAG ATATTAAGGGAGTAAAACACGTTGTCAATTTTGATCTACCCAAAGAAATTGACGAATATGTTCATCGTATTGGCCGAACGGGTCGTTTGGGTAATAAAGGAAAAGCTACGTCGTTCTACGATTCTTCCGGCGATAGCCAATTAGCCAGCTCCTTGGTTACTATTTTAGAACAA GCTGGTCAACCCATACCAGACTGGTTGAAGAACGACGCGACCGGAGCTAGCGGTTATAGCCAAAACGAATTCGGTGCCCACGATTACCGTAGT AAACAACAAGGCGCTTTCCAAACGGGTGCCGATCCTCAGGCCATCGAAGCTGGTGCGGAGgaagaaaattggtaa
- the LOC135840307 gene encoding sugar transporter SWEET1-like, which yields MVLEKYSDILSFIASSATIPLLLSPILLCREFVKKGSSDHIKPIVFVGGLTRSILFLQFGITTNLRPLIIIHSLGAVLYTIYLILYYNYCQNKSNVQSLFTKATAFVSVLLGFVNFRTESLIAKYFGAIVTAIHLFLIAVPLLNLKTIIRTKSTHGMPFPIILCGNIVTTSWLLYGISVGNSTIIFQMVIGAVLTGIQLSLFAIYPSTPPSEKKKAN from the exons ATGGTTCTCGAAAAGTACAGCGATATTTTATCGTTTATTGCTTCATCAGCAACAATACCACTTCTGCTATCGCCGAT ATTATTATGCAGAGAATTCGTTAAAAAAGGCTCATCAGATCACATAAAACCAATCGTTTTTGTCGGTGGATTAACAAg atcaattttatttttacaatttggaaTCACGACAAATTTGCGACCACTTATAATCATTCATTCATTAGGAGCAGTCCTGTAtacaatttatttaattttatactATAATTATTGCCAGAATAAA agtaacGTCCAAAGTTTATTTACGAAGGCTACTGCATTTGTATCCGTATTATTAGGGTTTGTGAATTTCCGAACCGAATCATTAATCGCAAAATACTTCGGAGCTATAGTAACTGCTATACACCTATTCTTGATCGCTGTTCCTCTACTGAACTTG AAAACCATCATACGAACAAAAAGCACTCATGGTATGCCATTTCCTATCATTTTATGCGGGAATATAGTTACTACTTCGTGGTTATTATACGGAATTAGCGTCGGCAATAGTACGATAATA ttCCAAATGGTTATTGGAGCTGTATTAACTGGTATTCAGTTATCGCTTTTTGCCATTTATCCTTCAACGCCACCAAGCGAGAAGAAAAAAGCGAACTGA
- the LOC135840301 gene encoding ATP-dependent RNA helicase vasa-like isoform X2 — protein MADDWDQYGPSGGNDAGGNDFSSSGDVGGGKSFGKGRGFQPQGVDNGSDFRSGRGGRGGRGGRGGRGGGRFDDDRGGGGGGYRGNRDRNGDDSWGNSGGGGGSRNDNWGSSDNDGERRVGGGGRFGGGGRSRDDDNGGGGGYRNRRRDDDNGGGGGGWGGGGGGRSRDNDDNGGGGGWGGGGGRSRDNDDNGGGWSNNNRDGGGRGGRGGRDRDGGRGRDRDNDNGGGGFDSNDGENEGEKRPPIYVPKDITDEDIEGQGIGVGINFKDYDNIKVNVSGENAPNPIQSFEQSGLRSLILDNLKYFKYSNPTPVQKHAIPIVLQKRDLMATAQTGSGKTAAFLLPIIDHLLQDSQSSCVGGASCSPRALILSPTRELTTQIYMEAKKFARGSYLKVAQIYGGTAVSFQSKRILEGCDLLVATPGRLGDFLNRSFISLSNLRFFVLDEADRMLDMGFRSEIEKFFNHDSISSRDQRQTLMFSATFSQEIQKMAYTYLTDYVFLAVGIVGGACKDVEQTFIQAERREKQKKLLELLKNERDRRGTLVFVETKRTADFTASYLSEQDFPTTSIHGDRFQEQRETALREFKSGAKDILVATSVAARGLDIKGVKHVVNFDLPKEIDEYVHRIGRTGRLGNKGKATSFYDSSGDSQLASSLVTILEQAGQPIPDWLKNDATGASGYSQNEFGAHDYRSKQQGAFQTGADPQAIEAGAEEENW, from the exons ATGGCCGATGATTGGGATCAATATGGCCCTTCC GGAGGTAACGATGCCGGTGGAAATGATTTCTCTTCGTCTGGAGAT gtaggtggtGGAAAATCGTTCGGTAAAGGCCGTGGTTTCCAGCCACAAGGTGTTGACAACGGATCAGACTTTCGCAGTGGTCGTGGCGGACGCGGTGGCCGAGGAGGCCGTGGTGGTCGAG GTGGCGGCCGCTTCGACGACGATAGAGGAGGCGGCGGCGGTGGTTACCGTGGAAATCGAGATCGTAACGGAGATGATAGTTGGGGAAATTCTGGCGGCGGTGGTGGTTCAAGAAACGACAACTGGGGTTCGTCGGACAATGATGGTGAACGTCGTGTTGGCGGTGGAGGCCGTTTTGGCGGCGGTGGCCGCTCCAGGGATGATGATAACGGAGGAGGTGGCGGATACCGCAACCGTAGAAGAGATGACGATAacggtggtggtggtggtggttggGGAGGCGGCGGTGGTGGCCGCTCAAGAGATAATGACGACAACGGT GGTGGTGGTGGATGGGGAGGTGGCGGTGGCCGCTCAAGAGACAATGATGACAACGGCGGCGGCTGGTCGA ATAATAATCGTGACGGAGGAGGACGGGGTGGACGTGGTGGAAGGGATCGTGACGGTGGCCGGGGCAGAGATAGAGATAACGACAATGGTGGTGGCGGATTTGATTCGAACGATGGCGAAAATGAAGGTGAAAAACGACCGCCCATCTACGTTCCTAAAGATATAACAGATGAGGATATTGAAGGCCAAG GTATTGGTGttggaataaatttcaaagattacGATAACATCAAAGTCAACGTATCTGGTGAAAATGCACCTAATCCAATTCAATCATTTGAGCAATCCGGTCTTCGCTCGTTGATTTTGGATAATTTGAAATACTTCAAGTACTCGAATCCTACTCCAGTACAAAAACACGCTATTCCGATTGTTCTTCAAAAACGCGATTTAATGGCCACTGCTCAGACTGGCTCCGGCAAAACC gccGCTTTCTTGTTACCCATCATCGATCATCTTCTTCAAGATTCTCAAAGTTCCTGTGTCGGTGGAGCCTCTTGCTCACCGAGAGCACTGATATTGAGTCCAACCCGTGAATTAACCACTCAAATTTATATGGAGGCTAAGAAATTCGCCAGAGGTTCTTACCTCAAAGTAGCCCAGATTTATGGCGGTACCGCTGTATCGTTTCAGTCGAAAAGAATCTTG GAAGGATGTGATCTTCTAGTCGCTACTCCAGGAAGACTGGGTGATTTCCTGAACAGAAGCTTCATTAGTTTATCAAATCTTCGTTTCTTTGTGTTGGATGAAGCCGATCGTATGCTCGACATGGGTTTCAGATcggaaatcgaaaaatttttcaatcacgaTTCTATTTCCTCCAGA gatcAACGGCAAACTTTGATGTTTTCGGCAACTTTCtctcaagaaattcaaaaaatggcgtaCACGTACTTGACCGATTACGTATTTTTAGCTGTCGGTATTGTCGGTGGCGCTTGTAAAGACGTCGAGCAGACTTTCATTCAAGCCGAACgtagagaaaaacaaaaaaaattactcgaattgTTGAAGAACGAAC GTGACCGCAGGGGTACATTGGTCTTTGTCGAAACGAAAAGAACTGCCGATTTTACTGCTTCGTACTTATCCGAGCAAGATTTTCCTACAACTAGCATACACGGTGATCGTTTCCAAGAACAGCGAGAAACTGCGTTAAGGGAATTTAAATCTGGAGCTAAAGATATTTTGGTTGCTACTTCTGTAGCCGCCCGTGGCTTAG ATATTAAGGGAGTAAAACACGTTGTCAATTTTGATCTACCCAAAGAAATTGACGAATATGTTCATCGTATTGGCCGAACGGGTCGTTTGGGTAATAAAGGAAAAGCTACGTCGTTCTACGATTCTTCCGGCGATAGCCAATTAGCCAGCTCCTTGGTTACTATTTTAGAACAA GCTGGTCAACCCATACCAGACTGGTTGAAGAACGACGCGACCGGAGCTAGCGGTTATAGCCAAAACGAATTCGGTGCCCACGATTACCGTAGT AAACAACAAGGCGCTTTCCAAACGGGTGCCGATCCTCAGGCCATCGAAGCTGGTGCGGAGgaagaaaattggtaa
- the LOC135840300 gene encoding RAB11-binding protein RELCH homolog, which produces MEEYVAENETNTGKFSDEPKDVNINYFDIASKLLNDRLLLTALELHCELSEAGKEVPQLKEFFSNPGNFEQPCVRPELSPTILTRWSSQATLDSLDMTRYSEDGEKVVDDRVAVLEFELRKAKETINALRTNLTVATECETPTSNKNSKSCIYDPIKPHEQRALNYLINEYLLMHGYKLTSITFADENEDQDFEVWDDVGLNIPKPPELLHLYRDSMRSSHVLHATYQTTFTQTDYCIEEVELLVSQLDKLNERIAELEQENKELYSSLENMKADTDGLETVTTHFAAPTSESGSLPDHFIMVDSNQLVTAESNTNLDQNNKTPDLSESAPSKFIDVVETIDSDESTSHSNEWLKLNENEIEKKTNDKCDILGILAENSDRHVPVHFQKEVLNRCYVEVGSMPGHCLLEQFDSEDILHKFVHIIAGTVHKIVSNIPPNFREDLILLIAYTILHHPVSSIREKLIQLLFNLKKKPRDDERKAILSSLIWLACNADISLVENEVLPLCWEELSHKYIEKRLLISELCCALAPFLSSISRSSLLLSLLQQILLEDKDDRVKASAINSISFITTFIDDDNKYAQCEELLFTALQDSSSGIVEITTLTLLPVLTKWAFDIDKLQSHLIPRLLRLLETQIKTAAVQHKGDHGSPFKQNFLWETKCIWTVSAIRSILPYLVMHVTTAPIVLQSINSNLPQSISRTGFSDVCRGLCNPAIFYEGKNSLGEIVRAFDAIVENTDWSQLEWLLTAVISKFLEFLVQVNVSQEELLKAFITLFHSITSGFGKTAVDAKIKPLFQEQLKIIESKLADVSKELPNLSILPVYLFSVVVPLQEVQDLQNTFRRFLFILPISGYPINILEFCVKELNQINFAQEILLSVLWEGVVHSREAVRSVVVKLFSSIIPSSSDFIIVNRIMPAIVTLSNDADLGVKTATIQVFGTLIKETSNKEISDKCCFQLQTFLSEQNLLDNHTTLVQLIYTFGQIASDCDFAFREDVIVPQLSAFAASTLQLTNQTRKQELSRVLLDAYSAVIYCSFTKSTITSALLPGLRCLEAICADSMAHRETISSMIKEVEARSGLTEPTNNSNLSSVTANMGQEVKQRMSKIFQTPISKQNKFWKK; this is translated from the exons ATGGAAGAATATGTtgctgaaaatgaaacgaaCACCGGGAAGTTTTCGGATGAACCGAAAGATGTCAACATAAACTATTTCGACATcgcatcaaaattattgaatgatCGTTTATTGCTCACTGCTTTGGAACTACATTGCGAACTGAGTGAAGCAGGAAAAGAAGTTCCTCAGTTGAAGGAATTCTTCTCAAATCCGGGAAATTTTGAACAACCATGTGTTCGACCAGAATTATCACCTACTATTTTGA CGCGATGGTCAAGTCAAGCTACTTTGGATTCCTTGGATATGACACGTTATTCGGAAGATGGCGAAAAAGTTGTCGATGATCGTGTTGCTGTGTTGGAATTTGAGCTACGTAAAGCTAAAGAAACTATAAATGCATTGAGAACTAATCTTACGGTAGCgacag AATGCGAAACTCCAACAAGCAATAAGAATTCTAAAAGTTGCATTTATGATCCAATCAAACCACACGAGCAACGTGCCCTTAATTACCTCATTAATGAATATTTACTAATGCACGGTTATAAGCTAACGTCGATTACATTCGCCGATGAAAATGAAGATCAG GATTTTGAAGTATGGGATGATGTTGGATTAAATATACCAAAACCACCTGAACTATTGCATTTATACAGAGATTCTATGAGAAGTAGTCATGTGTTACATGCCACTTATCAAACTACTTTTACACAAACTGATTATTGCATTGAGGAAGTAGAATTACTG gTATCGCAGTTGGATAAACTGAACGAAAGAATAGCTGAATTGGAACAAGAAAATAAGGAACTTTATTCTTCCTTAGAAAA caTGAAGGCAGATACAGATGGTTTAGAAACTGTAACCACTCATTTTGCAGCACCAACTTCAGAATCGGGTTCTTTACCAGACCATTTTATTATGGTAGATTCTAATCAGTTAGTCACCGCTGAATCTAACACCAACTTGGATCAGAATAA TAAAACGCCCGATTTATCGGAATCAGCTCCATCAAAATTTATCGATGTAGTAGAAACAATTGACTCGGATGAATCGACATCACACAGTAACGAATGGCTTAAgctcaatgaaaatgaaatcgaaaagaaaaccAACGATAAATGTGATATATTGGGCATCTTGGCTGAAAATTCGGATAG GCATGTTCCTGTACATTTCCAGAAAGAAGTCCTTAATCGATGTTACGTCGAAGTTGGATCGATGCCTGGACATTGTTTATTGGAACAGTTTGATAGTGAAGatattttacataaatttgtaCACATAATTGCCGGAACTGTTCATAAAATTGTTTCCAACATTCCACCTAATTTTAGAGAG gatttaattttattaatagcTTATACAATTCTTCATCATCCAGTCAGTAGCATCCGGGAGAAATTGAtacaattattattcaatttgaaaaagaagccGAGAGACGACGAAAGAAAAGCAATTCTATCTa GTTTGATTTGGTTAGCATGTAATGCAGATATAAGTTTAGTGGAAAATGAAGTTCTTCCTCTTTGTTGGGAAGAATTGAGTCataaatatatcgaaaaaaGGTTGCTCATTTCAGAATTGTGTTGTGCTCTTGCACCATTTCTGTCG agtATATCCAGAAGTTCATTATTGTTATCATTGTTGCAACAAATACTGCTCGAAGATAAAGACGACCGAGTGAAAGCTTCCGCCATTAATTCTATTTCTTTCATTACTACATTCATAGACGATGATAATAAATACGCGCAG TGTGAAGAATTATTGTTTACCGCTTTGCAAGATAGTTCCAGTGGCATAGTGGAGATTACCACGCTGACTTTACTCCCCGTGTTGACCAAATGGGCATTTGATATTGATAAATTGCAGTCTCACTTAATTCCAAGATTATTACGCTTATTGGAAACGCAAATCAAG ACTGCTGCTGTTCAGCATAAAGGTGATCATGGGTCTCCATTTAAGCAGAATTTTCTTTGGGAAACCAAATGTATTTGGACAGTGTCCGCTATTAGAAGTATTTTACCTTATTTGGTGATGCATGTCACCACAGCTCCAATCGTGTTACAGTCTATCAATTCTAATTTACCTCAATCGATATCGA GAACTGGGTTTTCGGACGTGTGTCGTGGTTTATGTAATCCTGCCATATTTTATGAAGGTAAAAATAGCTTAGGTGAAATCGTACGTGCTTTTGATGCTATCGTTGAAAACACCGACTGGTCTCAGTTGGAGTGGCTTTTGACAGCTGT gattTCGAAATTCTTAGAATTCTTAGTTCAAGTAAACGTTTCTCAAGAAGAATTACTGAAAGCGTTTATAACCTTGTTTCATTCCATTACTTCGGGTTTCGGTAAAACTGCTGTTGATGCGAAG ATTAAACCATTGTTTCAAgagcaattgaaaattatcgaatcAAAATTAGCTGATGTTTCGAAAGAGTTACCTAATTTATCCATTTTGCCGGTGTACTTATTTTCAGTTGTGGTTCCTCTACAA GAAGTGCAAGATTTACAAAATACTTTTCGCAGATTTCTATTCATATTACCTATTTCGGGGTATCCTATTAACATATTGGAATTTTGCGTTAAGGAGCTCAATCAGATTAATTTCGCGCAAGAAATATTATTATCAGTATTATGGGAAG GAGTTGTTCATAGCAGAGAAGCTGTAAGATCAGTGGTAGTGAAATTGTTTTCTTCTATCATTCCGTCCTCGTCTGATTTTATTATAGTCAATCGCATAATGCCTGCCATTGTAACTCTTTCAAATGATGCTGAttt AGGTGTGAAGACAGCAACTATACAAGTTTTTGGTACCCTAATCAAAGAAACTTCCAATAAAGAG ATTTCCGATAAATGTTGCTTCCAATTGCAAACATTCCTCAGCGAGCAAAATTTGTTAGATAACCATACTACTTTAGTGCAGCTAATATATACTTTCGGTCAAATTGCTTCAGACTGCGATTTCGCTTTCAGAGAAGACG TTATAGTTCCGCAACTTTCCGCTTTTGCTGCGTCTACTTTACAATTAACGAATCAAACTAGAAAACAAGAACTTTCGCGTGTACTTTTAGATGCGTACAGCGCCGTGATTTATTGTTCTTTTACAAAAAGTACCATCACTAGTGCACTTCTTCCTGGATTAAG ATGCTTAGAAGCTATTTGTGCTGATTCAATGGCTCATCGTGAAACTATTTCTTCGATGATCAAAGAGGTTGAAGCAAGATCTGGTCTCACTGAACC cacgaataattcaaatttatctTCGGTAACTGCGAACATGGGACAAGAAGTTAAGCAACGAATGTCCAAAATATTCCAAACGCCCATTTCaaaacagaataaattttggaaaaaatag